The DNA region ATAAACAAAGACACTGACATGTGTACCCAAAGAACAGCCCTCTCATTCCCAGGGCCCATGTCCAAGTGCTGTCCATGCTCTGAGCCATTAGAGGAGAGAGGAGATGCCAAGAGTGCCCCACAGAGCCCTCCGTCGTGGACCCAGTTGCGTCCTCAGGAACTAGAGTTCAGTACTGCCCTCCCTGCCTTACCCTCCTTTTCCTGAGCCCAAGGGCAGGTCTCAGCTCAGAGAGATGCGGCAGCAACAGTGAGCTGCTTGGGGAAGGGCAGACTCAAGCAAATCTGTCACCATTAAAGGTCAGCTAGAGAGACCAGCACCTTTCTCCCTTCACCAGGGATGCAAGAAATCAGAGAGGATGCTTCCTTCTGtcctcttccccacccacccccaccgtTTGTCCCTGCATCCACCCCCACCTGGGCTTCCCATCCAGAGTGAGGTTCCTTTCAGGACACCACTCCCCCCTGAGCTAAGGACCAAGGAGAAGGAGAATTGCCCACCCCCTAACTCCAATCCAGGCCTGTGGAACATATTGGGAAAGGCTCAGATTGCAGAAACCCAGCCCTGCCTGCTGCATCCTGCCCCCAACTTGGTGCCAAAGCTTCCTGAAGCCAGAAAgacttctttttcaatgtagTAGACATTTGTCTCCTAATGACAAAGCACTCAGCTCCTCCATCCCcatgcccacacacacacacccccccatGGGAAGGAATAGTTTCCCGGTTCCCTCTGCACCTGCACCCCCCACACACCCACCCAGCGCTGCCGGTCACCACTGGTCATTCCCTTCCCCTGCTCTCTGGACCTTGGCCCCAGACTGGtgtgaagaattcccaagccCTTTAGACCTGAAATTGGAGCTAAATCAGCCTTAACTCACCTCCCATCCAAGAACTGGACCTAAAAATACTTCCTTATTTCTAACCCTCAGGGCAGATGTATTAAATGCCTCCCCTAGGAGGGAGGGCACGTTCCCATTCTCCCCAAAGGTGCCCCTAGAGAGCCCAGAGACTGTGTGGAGAGTGTTTTCTGAAGGCCTCTCCCCCAGTTCTATACCCTTTCCCTCATTTCCAGTCTCACCATCCTTCCTGACTTTGGACAACCTCCAAGGCAGGATGAGAGGGCAGGGGCAGAACAGCACCCACTCTGGAAGCCCCCAGAACAGTGCCGTTCTCAGGTGCCCTCTCGTGCACCCTGAGGCACCTGTGATATGCCAGCTTCGGGCTATCCTGCAGGCAGAGACTGCCCTTTCCTGTGCTCCAATGGAAGGCCTTGGGCCTGGTAACTCCCCTGCCTTACCTGTTGTGCTAAGGACGTAGGATCCTTTTATTCCAAAGCAGGACCTCCGCCCCCAACTCATTCCCTCAGCTTAACTGGAATACCAGGGAACCCCTCCTGGTCCAGGCTGGATCTCCCAGCTTCCCTGACCCATCTTTGGGGCAGCGCTGGGTTTGGTCTGAGTCATGGCTCCCTTCATAGTGGACACCAGGCAGGCTGGGGTTGGCCCCTGGAGGGTCAGGGGACCATCCTCTTGTTCCCTCTCTTCTCATTCCTCCAACTTCCTCCCCTCCTTCAGTTACTGTTTTTGTAAAGTGGATGCCTTACTTtttgcataaatattttttgaagctggtatttctatttctttggggttttttttttttaattttatgaaaggTCATTTTGGAGAGGTGGGATTAGTTAGAACTTGGGTAATGATCTGTCTTTGAGTTGGTTTGGGTTTTAGAGTTTTGTGGcagatttatttcttttggtgTAATAAAATGTAAAGTGGAAATAAAGTATTTGGTGATGTTGATAACTAAATGGCCTTCTGAGACAGTCACCAAGCATTTCCTGTCTTAGGAGATCTTTGGTTGCCAGGTTTCTTCCAGGATGGCATTCCCAAAGGCCTTCACACTCCATAACATTGAGCTGCCCCAAGGACTCGGTGCCAGGACTTTCAAACAGCCCCTCTCTTTTGGAATCAAAATACTCTCATTTCTTCTGTCGAGTCATGAAGTGTTAAGTTCCTTCCCTGGGTATTGTACTGAGAGCCTGCAAACTAGCTGGAAGAAACTCATCAGTACCAGAGCTGGAAACATGGGTGAAGTAGAGACCCCCACACTGAGCTAAGGGAGGCAAAGGCAAGCAAGAACAGTCACCTGGAGGTCTGGTCAGCAAAGGCTTCTCAGGCCAGGACAGTATGGGCTAAAGGGGAAAGGAAGTAACAGGCTGGGACTACAGAGAGACTTGGAGCATTAGGAGAGCACCCAGCTGGGCCCAAGGGGCTTGATGAGAGGGTCTGGGTGGTGAAGCTGGAGAGCACAGAGTGGGCAGGTGTTAAAAGCATCAGGATTGTGAGGCTTTGTTCATTCCACTGTACAGAGCCATCTGAGGGGAAGATTTCTAGGTGGAAGAGTAAAAGGACTGTTGGGTGAGGACAAGGAAGTACCTCCTGGTGTTTTGGGTTCATTGCTAGAGGAAGTTGATGGAATGAGACCCAGCCCTTGCTTctgtgttcctcccttcctgggcagCCCTCTTAGCTGCCTTTCCTGGTGGCATTGTTCCAGAACCAGCATTGCTGTCAGATGTAagatggggggaggaaggggggtaGTGGCAGAAAGGGGTGTTAAGACATTACCCTTCACCATCTGGGACACTACGCAGACACAGGCCGGCAAGACACCTCCTCTCCCAGTTTTGGCCTGCCCCCTGACATTCCTGCTATGTGGCTGCCATCCTTCCAGACTGCAGCACAAGGGCACTGAGCTGGGAGGCCAGACACTTGGCACCTAGTCCCAGCTCAGCCACCAAACAGCTGTGTGTCCTTGAGCAAGTTGCTCTGCCTATTAAgaatttttagagaaaaaaatgaaaaggctgaaccaaatatcaaagtgTTCCTCAATCTCCCAACTTCGGATTGTCAGACCCTCCCAAAAGAGCAAGGGTTAAAACTGGGCAGATACCAGTCTGGTGCAAGAGTCTTTCCTCCAAGCCTCATGTCCACTCTTTTGGAcacctctcctctccccaccctctaTTTTCATTGCCCTGGGCTACCTGACATCTCCTCCGTGTTGTCCCATTCCAGCAAGTACAGCCTCCTAGATCCCCTCTCACTCCATGGAGACACTTGTCCCTTGGGAGGGCTCCTCTCTCCTTAAAGTGACACCTGCCAATCTTTTCAACCTGGTTAAATAGGCAACTCCTGGGCAGCACTATTTTTTGAAAACTGGGCCTTCTCCCTCTCTTTAATACTAGGAATGTCAGATGTCCTGACTTTAGGAGAGTTGGAAGTCTTTGAAGGCCACTGAAATCAGAGCTGTTTATGCAGTTATTTATTAATATAGTCATACATCAAATCCTTTTGTGACAAGGAATCTGCTATATTCTGTGGGAAGAGCAAGCATTCCTGAATTTTCTAGGTCAGCACAgacttcaaataattttttccattgtccTCACAAATATATTCTTATTTGTCAAATCACCTGCCCTTAATTTTAATTCAGGAAATACAGTCACCACAGATGAAGGGGTCCAAAAGATACATCCCTCCCTCTCCTCAAGGAACAAATAGTCTACCAGGAGAAAGAAGATAAGGCACATATGCACACGCTGTGTACTCTCTGGCACCACTGACCGCCCACTCTGAGCAGGAGCTGCCTGCCTGGGGACTTCCCCAGAAGGGCTATGAGCCTCCTGCAGTCAGGGACTGAACCTACGGTATGCCCACAGCCCACACTGTGCCTGATTCCTACATACTCAAAAGtgctgtgggaagcagacttggcctagtggttagggcatctgcctaccacatgggaggtccaaggttcaaaccccaggcctccttgacccttgtggagctggcccatgcacagtgctgatgctcgcagggagtgccctgccacacaggtgtcacccacataggggagccccatgcgcaaggagtgcaaggagtacaaggagtgcgccccataaggagagccgcccagcgcgaaagaaagtgcagcctgcccaggaatggcgccacacacacggagagctgacacaacaaaatgacacaaccaaaagaaacacagattcccatgccgctgacaacaacagaagcggacaaagaagaacatgcagcaaatagacacagagaacagacaattgggggggggatagaaataaataaatacatcttttttaaaaagtgcttatgGAATAGAGGCATCACACAAGGCAGCAGGTAGTGTGTTTGCTCGGGGGCTGGCAGATTAAGCTGGAAGAttaagaggaagggagggaggagactTAACACCTACTGAGACCAGCTGCTTTACccacattatcttatttaaagtGTAATTaaacaaccctatgaagtaggCATTACTACTGCCACTTTACAAGTAAGATTAAggaactttcccaaggtcacccagctgctAAGTGACAGAGGTCGAATTTGAGCCCAGTCCTCTCTGACACTTCACGGCCATGCTCTGCCACCTCCCTGTTAAGAAATGCTTGGTGAAGGAGGTGGTGTTGGAGCAAGGCTTGTTACAAAGTCACTAGAAAAATACACATGCCTTATTTCAGTTAGTCCAAACAGGTAGCAACTGCCCTGGCAAAAGGAAAACAATCCTACTAAAGAGGGCcggcttctttctctttctgagatTCTCCCCACAACCAAGAATTCCCTGCCCTTGACATGCacttccctccccaccaccccttcCTGTCCAGCATACGCCCTCTCCTGCCCTGAGATGCTACTGTCCTGCCCCCAAAACCCCTCAGTTACTGGGAAACACTGAAGTCAGAGCGTGGCAACGTCACCACTAGGCTGGGATCGCTTATCTCCCAGTGACCAAAGCTGCTGACTTTCTCATTTCCTGCCTGGCTCTATTTGCTCATCTCCCCTGCTTCCTCCAGTGCCCATTTCATTCACCACTAACACAGCCTCGCCCCTCTTTCTGTAAGCAGTCAACTGAGGGCAAAGAAGGCTCTTTGAGTCACACAGCTCCCTTTTTCCCCATCTTTTCAACCCTGGCTGATTTCAAGCCCACAGCCCTTTCCCCCAACATTGAGGAGGCATCCCTGTTGATGATGCGCAACCTCTCAGCCTTGTTTTCCTTATAAGGTAGAGGTAGAAATACTGTCTTCCTTGCCTACCTTCCTACTTAACTCGCAGGGAAATGGTCAGCATGAAAAAGTTTCATCTTTCCATGATTGAAAAAGCACAACTTACCAGAAAACACAAGGCCTAACTATTATCACTATTTCGGGGCGGGGGTGGGATTAATAGACTTTCTCCTCATTGAGACCAGGCCACTGGCCCAGTCTCCCTGTAACAGCATGGCAAGCCCCCATCCCTGCTAGGTGGCCTCTTCCCAGTTCCCAGTGCTCAGCAGGCCCTGGTAGGGCTGTGAGAGGCTGCCCTCTGCTGTCCACCTGTTCAGGGAGCACAGCTGCCCCATCAGTTCCAGAACCTTGGACCAATATTGCTACCTGGTGGTCAATAGAGGCACTGCTGCCAAACAGCTGTCACTCCGCTTTGGTTCCTATTCGGCACAGGGTCCTTTGAAATGAGAAGGCAGGAAGTCtctccatctggtcctggaatctGTCTCCAGGATGCATGCAAATCTCCCCAGCCATGCCGGGACTTTGGGAGAAAGCATATCTATCTGGCCATCCCTCAAGCCAAGCACATAAAGCTCCTGGGGTAGATGTGAGGgctggggaggaagggaaaaggatgaTGCCAACTAAAGAAATAACTTGCTTCGTTTGTAGGCAGCCACATCTCCACAGACATTTTATTTTAGCATTCAAAGCCGCTCCACATCTCCCTTCCACATTTGTCCCACCTTGGCCCACTCTCTGTGGCCCAGCCCTTGTCATGCCCAACTTGTAAAAACTCCTGGCCCACCCACAGGGCACCCACAGCATTTGCTGATGATAAAAGAGCCAGCAACACATTTCTAtgcattctttcctttttactgGATCTACAGCCCCATTTGGAGGTAAAATTCAACGGGTAAAAGCAAGACTCCAGTATGTGCCTCTGTCAGAAGGGAGGGGGAAGtttccagaggaaagagaaaagggaagaaggggGGCCCAGCAGGAGACCAAGAAGTGCAGAGAGAGAGCCAGGGGCTTCTTCCAGAGCGCCTGgaacagagccccaggaagaggtgATGACAAAAGAGAAGGCTTCTCAAGCCTCACAAGAGGAAGTGGGCCCAAGAGAGACAAGGCGGAGGCCTGAGAATGGCCATGAAGAAGGAAAGACAGCAAACTGAACTTCAGTGAGCTCTTAAGCCCTGCAGCCCGGGTACAGGAAATGGGAGGCAGAAGAACCTCAGGCCCAGAGTTGGCGGCAAAGCATGGGCCTGAGTTGCTGGCAGCACAGGGGAGCTAGAAGAGAGGCCCTGGAGTCACCAGAGGAAGTGGCTGCCCGTTCCCTGGGCATCTGCAGCCTGGGCCTGGGGCACAGGGCTCAAGTCCTGAGCAGGCACCTCAGCCAAGCCCAGGCAGTCAGGCACTTTGCCAGGCTGCAGACGCATTCCTGTTTGAGCTATTGCACAGACCTTGGGCAAAAACCTAGCAGGTGAGCCTGCTCTAGGCCACAGCGCACATACGGTTTCCTGCTTGTTCCTACTTTCTGACCCCCTCACACAACACCTCCACCCTGCACCCAGAAGGATGGCCCTGAGAGGTAGGGCTATAAAAGGAACAGGCTGCCCCTGGGGGTAGGTGGAGCCCAGGAGtggagtggtgggggtggtggagagGGAGGTGGGTCAAGGGAGGAGCTCAGATCAGACTGGGGGTCGGCACTGGAAGAGGGTTTCTCTGCTCACTCCAACTTGGCACCTCATTCTGCACAGAACTTTTTGGAAGTCAGAGGGAGGACACTCAGAGTGAGGTGTTGCCCTCAGGAAGAACTCTGGAATCCCTTGGGCTCAGCGGGGAGACAGGAAGGCATCTCCAGAACCTTGACCGGGACTCTGACCAAAGAGTGCCCCCCAATATAGGCCAGGGGCCCCATTTCTCTAAGGCCTGCATTCCTCCCTCTGGGGTGCGCCCTGCCCCTCCCTGAGTCACCCCAAGGAGAGAGGGGGGGAAAAAGGGAAGAGGCATTGACCccagaggaagaaaaaggaagcaaagaagaggagggaggagagaggccaCACAGGAGTGGGTGACAGAGAAGACCGGAGAGGGCAGatctggggcagatctggggcagggggagatCGTGAGAAGGCAGACCAAGCATCCTTGGGGTGCCCAAGCGCAaggcggcgggggcggggagccAAGGGGGCGGGCCGGCCATGTCCCACGGGACCTACTACGAGTGTGAGCCCCGGGGCGGCCAGCAGCCACTTGAGTTCTCAGGGGGCCGAGCAGGGCCCGGGGAGCTGGGGGACATGTGTGAGCATGAGGCCTCCATCGACCTCTCTGCCTACATCGAGTCTGGGGAGGAACAGCTACTCTCTGACCTCTTTGCTGTGAAGCCAGCGCCTGAGGCACGAGGTCTCAAGGGCCCGGGCACACCGGCCTTCCCCCACTACCTGCCGCCTGACCCCCGGCCCTTCGCCTACCCCCCCCACACCTTCGGCCCGGACAGGAAAGCACTGGGGCCTGGCATCTACAGCAGTCCGGGGAGCTACGATCCAAGGGCGGTGGCCGTGAAGGAGGAGCCTCGGGGCCCAGAAGGCAGCCGCGGTGCCGGCCGCGGCAGCTACAATCCCCTGCAGTACCAAGTGGCACACTGTGGACAGACGGCCATgcacctgcccccagccctggctgcACCCAGCCAGCCCCTGCGCGTCCTCAAGGTAAGAGCAGACCGActctccccaccaccaaggggCTGGAGAGAGGCCGCTGTGGCTGGGTAACTTTGAACTTACCCCCACTAATGCAAACCGCATCGGTATTTGGTGTCGCTTTGTGAAATTGACCCACCCACCTCTGTACTCACTGCCCGACGGTGACTAGCCCCCGGTGGCTTCTCTGTGAATTCCCTCCCCCGTGGTGCTGGAGCCCAACGTGTCCTGCAGCCCCTGTGGCAAGCCGACCTGCCCTCCTCTCAGGCCCCCCAGCCAGCTTCCCTGCTGCCCATCAGGGCCCATCACCGCTCTTGTTTCTCTGTCGCCTGCTTTTAGAAGAGGAAATGTCTGCTGATCATAGAATAAGACACTCAAGACAGATTGAGGGAAAGTGTCCTCAGAGAGTGTGGGAACATGGAAAACAGAGGACCCTGTGCACCCAGCAAGACAATGGCTgtgagctgggggggggggggggcagctggCTCTGAATCCTAGATTCCTTTGATGCCCAGGGGCGCCCTGGTGGCTGGGATTCATGTCTTGCCTTCATTCTGCCTCCGTGGCCACCC from Dasypus novemcinctus isolate mDasNov1 chromosome 3, mDasNov1.1.hap2, whole genome shotgun sequence includes:
- the CEBPE gene encoding CCAAT/enhancer-binding protein epsilon; translation: MSHGTYYECEPRGGQQPLEFSGGRAGPGELGDMCEHEASIDLSAYIESGEEQLLSDLFAVKPAPEARGLKGPGTPAFPHYLPPDPRPFAYPPHTFGPDRKALGPGIYSSPGSYDPRAVAVKEEPRGPEGSRGAGRGSYNPLQYQVAHCGQTAMHLPPALAAPSQPLRVLKAPLATAAPPCSPLLKAPSPAGPSHKGKKAVNKDSLEYRLRRERNNIAVRKSRDKAKRRILETQQKVLEYMAENERLRSRVEQLTQELDTLRNLFRQIPEAANLIKGVGGCS